In Syngnathus acus chromosome 21, fSynAcu1.2, whole genome shotgun sequence, one genomic interval encodes:
- the LOC119115393 gene encoding zinc finger protein OZF-like, whose translation MCYIPRDLLYLPLVSQDSTTLPCRSDTDSTMQEKCSPEDQQQQQQCSECGSRLPLPQSDQTKQMDNLDGAFGCPSCREGGSPPDEGHSQGNVRMDPHSCSLCGKTFISSAHLTLHLASHNKERRFQCATCGKYFHQNSHLIAHEAIHNGNKPFKCPDCGKKFGRAAHLKTHQRIHTGEKPFKCSYCDKAFTQKSGLLSHIRMHTAERAHKCDERGETFRSLPLLLSHKAEESAQRGKAAPVFAPPPQPDSRGVDLKCGVCCRTFIRSSYIRLHVRLKKGLRPYHCKVCNKTFAKMDTFINHCDKHLRQKGEKSDDDSVVKPPLFIPLSKPPRHPEAAQAASTEITMGSEVKTDF comes from the exons GCAAGACAGCACGACACTTCCCTGTCGCTCTGATACTG ACAGCACCATGCAGGAGAAATGCAGCCCAgaagatcagcagcagcagcagcaatgcTCCGAGTGTGGAAGCAGGTTACCTCTCCCCCAATCAGACCAAACCAAGCAGATGGACAATCTTGACGGTGCATTTGGGTGTCCGTCGTGCCGGGAAGGTGGCAGCCCCCCTGATGAAGGACATTCTCAAGGCAACGTCCGCATGGACCCTCACAGCTGCTCACTGTGTGGCAAAACCTTCATCTCTTCTGCCCACTTGACCCTCCACCTGGCCTCCCACAACAAGGAGCGGAGGTTCCAGTGCGCCACCTGCGGCAAGTACTTTCACCAAAACTCCCACCTGATAGCCCACGAGGCCATCCACAACGGCAATAAGCCTTTTAAATGCCCCGACTGTGGCAAGAAATTCGGGCGGGCCGCGCATCTCAAGACTCACCAGCGAATCCACACCGGCGAGAAACCCTTCAAGTGTTCCTACTGTGACAAAGCCTTCACGCAGAAGTCAGGCCTGCTCTCGCACATCCGCATGCACACGGCTGAGCGGGCACACAAGTGTGATGAGCGCGGCGAGACTTTCAGGTCtctgccgctgctgctttcTCACAAGGCCGAAGAATCGGCTCAGCGGGGGAAAGCGGCACCTGTGTTCGCTCCCCCGCCTCAGCCCGACTCCCGTGGAGTGGACCTTAAGTGTGGCGTCTGCTGCCGCACCTTCATAAGGTCGTCTTACATCAGACTGCACGTCCGCCTCAAAAAGGGGCTGCGGCCTTATCACTGCAAAGTGTGCAACAAGACCTTTGCCAAGATGGATACGTTTATCAATCACTGCGATAAACATTTGAggcagaaaggggaaaaaagtgacGATGACAGTGTGGTGAAACCTCCATTGTTCATCCCGCTCTCAAAGCCGCCGCGACACCCGGAAGCCGCTCAGGCGGCATCCACCGAGATCACCATGGGCTCTGAGGTCAAAACTGATTTTTGA